One genomic region from Plasmodium berghei ANKA genome assembly, chromosome: 4 encodes:
- a CDS encoding AP-4 complex subunit epsilon, putative, protein MISLGGSSLSKEFFDLAKSIGDSRSKQEEDRIICNEIVLLKSRFANPNATVKQIKEYLIRAIYIEMLGHDASFAYIHAVKLAHEKNILCKRTGYLSCNLFLNKDHELMLLLINTIQKDLKSDNHLEVWAALNCVCKLLNSEMIPAIFPIIKNLLNHKNELIRKKVCMLLHKIYLIDPTLIKEIDIYLKKLLCDVDPSVMGASLNLIFAIANNDVTYCMELVPYLVSILKQICENKLPKDYDYHRIPAPWIQIKILSIFRILGFSNKKISEQMYEVLQKTMQRADYGINVGYAIIYECVKTITTIYPSHRLLELASLSISRFISSENHNLKYVGVTGLALIVKINPMYATKHQLAVVDCLEDKDETLKMKTLDLLYEMTNPLNVQVIVDKLIFHVENSQDMHFKHDLACKIIQLIERYPPNDIWFLNKINTLFLSVGELIDEAYSYSLIKLLKDCPIDVDSDISDDFSPNDENNQSNNVNKEDKYLNASELQNGEDLLKGSEDARNDLNDENGENNKNHVSEKLKNEEDNETDFPNNTNSPKNNKTEKKKSNDDTLNLRKYAVNTYIKMLEENENIPFVLIQIICFVLGEYSYLCDLENYTAEDILDLLCECMEKNLTNPDRVKSCIITAIFKLCCHNNITDHVVTNKIIEKYKNSQITDIQQKCYEYDLILKNSELIKNVFSKNNKTQNIVIDENLLFLNPFIEKYLESGGKSYVAKDLRQCENNFETSKSPSLALNFTPYELPINNNISSDIYNASSPNLLYPKNRELSSFSNSQINEDCSSQREKGKKMFKLNVVGPKKWKKETSKMEDVEINENKNNDKKKKKKKKGKKNVSIYPGTNNGIINYLGDDRNKLSIEKTNKKQYNNLDNVNQSYKGGEIYFKNSYYEGKKNKEVNEEREVYNEHSEDDADEDEEDSDGGSYTSENNEHEKRMDLVHDYTDTNYENLYGNSIEDIKNNKYGNSNFNKKATNKDEQSKFRNNRMEDRTNELSEKEKMAAALFNGLISNNTSVFDSKNIYSQNFPNKKSLSISNSNENDLKHKKDSSNKINVKNNSLEENKNTVTPPNQYDNRMTNKNEERNPSASIIAKSNLNNSNKLEASHKKIYSYDMIDLNEIPEIRGITLENNENKKDMEMWDDIKNQKKAVFLNKSKLSIFQTIKKFETNLDSNVVDVSKTEALVSCIYNNHKILIKVKIEDNKLIFLIKSHEKNIIDHVVDILRNLFHL, encoded by the exons ATGATTTCATTGGGAGGATCATCTTTATCAAAGGAATTTTTTGATTTGGCAAAATCAATAGGGGATTCCCGTTCTAAGCAG GAGGAAGATAGGATTATATGCAATGAGATCGTTTTACTGAAATCGAGATTTGCCAATCCCAATGCGACAGTG AAACAAATAAAGGAATATTTGATTCGTGCAATTTATATAGAAATGCTGGGGCATGATGCATCATTTGCTTATATACATGCTGTTAAGTTAGcacatgaaaaaaatatactatGTAAAAGAACAGGATATTTATCttgtaatttatttttaaataaagatCATGAGCTGATGTTATTGCTAATAAACACAATTCAGAAGGATTTAAAAAGTGATAATCATTTAGAAGTATGGGCAGCATTAAACTGTGTgtgtaaattattaaatagtGAAATGATTCCAGCTATATTTCcaataataaagaatttattaaatcatAAGAATGAGttaataagaaaaaaagtatGTATGTTATTACACaagatatatttaattgatcctacattaataaaagaaattgatatatatttaaaaaaattattatgtgaTGTTGACCCATCAGTAATGGGAGCatcattaaatttaatatttgcTATAGCAAACAATGATGTGACATATTGCATGGAATTAGTGCCTTATTTGGTTTCAATACTTAAACAAATATGTGAAAACAAATTACCTAAAGATTATGATTATCATAGAATTCCAGCACCTTggattcaaataaaaatattatctatatttCGAATATTAGGATTTTcaaataagaaaatatcTGAACAAATGTATGAAGTATTACAAAAAACAATGCAAAGAGCCGATTATGGTATAAATGTTGGTTAtgctattatatatgaatgtGTAAAAACAATAACAACAATATACCCTTCTCACCGTTTGCTAGAATTAGCATCTTTATCAATTTCTCGATTTATATCTTCTGAAAatcataatttaaaatatgtcGGAGTTACAGGATTAGCTCTTATTGTTAAGATAAATCCAATGTATGCAACTAAACATCAATTAGCTGTTGTTGATTGTTTAGAAGATAAGGATGAAACGTTAAAAATGAAGACTTTagatttattatatgaaatgACAAATCCATTAAATGTTCAAGTTATTGTAGATAAGTTAATATTTCACGTTGAAAATTCTCAAGATATGCATTTTAAACATGATTTAGCATGCAAAATTATACAGCTAATCGAGAGATATCCTCCTAACGATATTTggtttttaaataaaataaatacccTTTTTTTATCAGTTGGGGAATTAATAGATGAAGCATATTCTTATTCTCTTATTAAGTTATTGAAGGATTGCCCTATAGATGTCGATTCGGATATTAGTGATGATTTTTCCccaaatgatgaaaataatcaatctaataatgttaataaagaagataaatatttaaatgctTCAGAGTTACAAAATGGTGAAGATTTATTAAAAGGTAGTGAAGATGCAAGAAATGatttaaatgatgaaaatggtgaaaataataaaaaccaTGTCAgcgaaaaattaaagaatgAAGAAGATAATGAAACAGATTTTCCCAATAATACCAACTCACCAAAGAACAATAAAActgagaaaaaaaaatcaaatgaTGATACATTGaatttaagaaaatatgcagtaaatacatatataaaaatgctcgaagaaaatgaaaatataccatttgttttaatacaaataatatgttttgTGTTAGGAGAATACAGTTATTTATGTGatttagaaaattatacaGCTGAAGATATTCTTGACTTATTATGTGAATGCATGGAGAAAAATTTAACAAATCCTGATAGAGTAAAATCATGTATAATAACAgctatatttaaattatgctgccataataatataacagACCATGTTGTAacgaataaaataatagaaaagTACAAAAACAGCCAAATAACAGATATACAGCAGAAATGTTATGAATAcgatttaatattaaagaatagtgaattaattaaaaatgtattttcaaaaaataacaaaacccaaaatatagtaatagatgaaaatttattatttttaaatccatttatagaaaaatatttagaaaGTGGTGGAAAATCATATGTAGCAAAAGATTTAAGACAATGTGAAAATAACTTTGAAACATCAAAAAGCCCATCTTTGGCATTAAATTTTACACCTTATGAATTGccaataaataataatataagctcagatatatataatgcatCTAGCcctaatttattataccCCAAAAATAGAGAATTGAGTTCTTTTTCCAATAGTCAAATAAATGAAGATTGCTCTAGTCAAAGGgaaaaagggaaaaaaatGTTCAAACTTAATGTGGTTGGACccaaaaaatggaaaaaagaAACATCCAAAATGGAGGACGTtgaaattaatgaaaataaaaataatgataaaaaaaaaaaaaaaaaaaaaaaggggAAAAAAAACGTTAGCATATACCCAGGAACTAATAATGGTATTATTAACTATTTAGGAGACgatagaaataaattaagtatagaaaaaacgaataaaaaacaatataataatttggaTAATGTGAACCAGAGCTATAAAGGGGGagaaatttattttaaaaattcataCTATGaggggaaaaaaaataaagaggTTAATGAAGAAAGGGAAGTTTATAATGAACATAGTGAAGATGATGCAGACGAGGATGAAGAAGATAGTGATGGTGGTAGTTATACaagtgaaaataatgaacaTGAGAAAAGAATGGATCTTGTGCATGATTATACTGATacaaattatgaaaatttgTATGGTAATAGCATtgaagatataaaaaataataaatatggcAATTCGAATTTTAATAAGAAAGCGACTAATAAAGATGAACAATCAAAATTTCGAAATAATCGAATGGAAGATAGAACAAATGAATTATccgaaaaagaaaaaatggcAGCAGCTTTATTTAATGGTTTAATATCAAATAATACATCTGTTTTtgattcaaaaaatatttattctcaaaattttccaaataaaaaaagctTATCTATATCAAATAGTAATGAAAACGATTTAAAACATAAGAAAGATAGtagtaataaaattaatgtaaaaaataattctttggaagaaaataaaaatactgTAACCCCTCCAAATCAGTATGATAATAGAAtgacaaataaaaatgaggAGCGCAATCCTTCAGCTTCCATTATAGCAAAAAgcaatttaaataattccaATAAATTAGAAGCCTcccacaaaaaaatatattcatatgaCATGATTGATTTGAATGAAATTCCAGAAATCAGGGGTATCACATTAGAAAACAATGAAAACAAGAAG GATATGGAGATGTGGGATGATATTAAGAATCAGAAAAAGGCCGTATTTTTGAATAAGTCCAAGTTAAGCATTTTCCAAACAATTAAGAAGTTTGAG ACAAATTTAGATTCTAATGTAGTGGATGTTAGCAAAACTGAAGCTTTGGTTTCATGTATATACAACAaccataaaattttaataaaagtaaaaatcgaagacaataaattaatttttttaataaaatctCATGAGAAAAA taTAATTGATCATGTTGTCGATATCCTGCGAAATTTGtttcatttataa
- a CDS encoding 60S ribosomal protein L32, putative — protein MAVKKVGKIIKKRTKKFTRFQSNRFMRVKPAWRKPRGIDCRVRRRYKGTNLMPSIGYGSNKKTRHLLPNNKYKYIVKNVKEMEPLIMNNSKYCVEIAHNVSSKKRKEIIERAKQMNVSVINAKARLQKTEE, from the exons ATGGCAGTAAAAAAAGTTGGAAAAATCATTAAAAAGAGAACTAAGAAGTTCACTCGATTTCAGTCCAATAGGTTTATGCGTGTTAAG CCTGCATGGAGAAAACCAAGAGGTATTGATTGTCGTGTAAGAAGGAGATATAAAGGAACCAATTTAATGCCAAGTATTGGATATGGAAGTAATAAGAAAACAAGACACTTATTaccaaataataaatataaatacattgtaaaaaatgttaaagaAATGGAACCTCTAATTATGAATAACAGCAAATACTGTGTTGAAATTGCTCATAATGTTTCAAGTAAAAAGagaaaagaaataattgaAAGAGCAAAACAAATGAATGTTTCCGTTATTAACGCCAAAGCCAGATTACAAAAAACAGaagaataa
- a CDS encoding LCCL domain-containing protein: protein MNIYFFLICFFVFACMCECSTNDYTFKEIFLKHKGSYCLYPENAIDNTKFDIALDECDKISHEHEGKISWFLSPNGKLRTKNGLCLKTHKNFLVASICSPNNDEKSEIWNIDHEKKLKNETDDCAQLAGNKIFSFKCNPLSTKEFEIVPFSLGELNLMKIRYTHKKLINVNENTNINKYDTIINDYDQIKNKIDNILNTENEMKNEKEKIINLINDIKSLISITSPLNNYGNGALMYIYDINDIDNTKSLLQVPLDKLQLDRTILNELGIENKNVKIIIHTFLSIPKNNYYTFVAKSVTGNLIVKLNGNNILYIQNAQHNKTITSEVLYLPGSSLLPLHIEITSTREETYNNSFEQENISFSIFWSSKNIPEQIINSLYLYMTIFEKNCYKPYQKKIYCSTTFESIAIKNQPFHLLCPFGCLVSDKSDQNSLYSTKSDTVISEQADKNGRCLNLKEKICESAVQSNFLSNETEGIVKIIVKSIQNESGNYEDCGILLPNNAYDNSFKGITDIKLVDMDDFFTNFNSNKDIYLGYKGIVTDDKHSLLTKRDLSKRYISDIDINCDNNIKNDYEFNSGSFVVKRIKSSDLKNEQTSIVIDTFALFDKYSINNTDEQNSNIPINFSGWTRKICKNIQLYIKYGKINNVMDYPSLLLSCNYTFENITLDNNQTIVARCLPNCFNQKNDIFGSYIYAPHSPICKSAIHSGIITNLGGLIEITKLTNITQSFSTTIDITRNGVKAIITDNKNKDSYYLTKPNGSICNYPTTYYNRNQSISSQKNNDLNKTFPFFIQLNSNTFKIPPVVLVNKNHAALQNQLYNMHNWYNTENYKKENKFIPPENGKEIPIQKKMKENKINIISPSSDINNNLKNEIKTFEQNYNRDQFKALQKNNQNIFSKLFNKKNNINNFHKILKDIRIEQNNYDSFLKQVEADNFTLIKKFDIITAKKKYIIEILQKSLKNIKIMTVKTFEETYDSENVNDNYYVMDNNDAEKNYTTNKGVNNENMASNWRIEKYTSGNYFSSITNDSLAKSNHHIYASYVLYKYIKLSRGFISLDVKIPYEGDFGIIFKYKDFNNYVNLIINKNEIYFIELINGVLSEKINYQKINNSFRQLGNWTKIFIEFGNQNVRTYINKTFGAGYKSKNNLYGLLGFGINNSKEKIFIDKLVIGSLDQAKYYKENTYNQVHSVNMEQGLQKKKLKGRTSIDEVNGTKIGDTNMISHNFTNDQINANTPNINGPLANSCKPYQEDFNAPLEYNWIMPLQSFWRVQKNFDLIPFFGSKKNKNNYTKIANCDNLKSNEYNQSLNEECNKKLKNEENYLYGAQKNAEDNLVIPSITLLKTDRICTNIVSYTFSSSISLKPFSKSGIVFRVLSSDNFLSVILDISDKTGKLYLLKISKGIPYQLNTTTHIPINQDTWYNLVLLYNGSNINIMLNDENVFKTQINESTINNNLGNVGLIVLSGESMFKNILFIPHKD from the exons ATgaacatttatttttttttaatatgtttttttgttttcgcATGTATGTGTGAATGTAGCACTAATGATTATACGTtcaaagaaatatttttaaaacataaagGATCCTATTGTTTATATCCTGAAAATGCTATAGATAATACAAAATTCGACATAGCTTTAGATGAATGCGATAAAATATCGCATGAACATGag GGGAAAATATCTTGGTTCCTTTCCCCTAACGGAAAATTGAGAACCAAAAACGGATTATGTTTAAAAACTCacaaaaattttttagtaGCTTCAATATGTTCCCctaataatgatgaaaaatCAGAAATATGGAATATAGatcatgaaaaaaaactaaaaaacGAAACCGATGATTGCGCACAACTAGctggaaataaaatattctcATTTAAATGCAATCCCTTGTCTACTAAGGAATTTGAAATAGTACCATTTTCCTTAGGtgaattaaatttaatgaaaataagatatacacataaaaaattaataaatgtgaatgaaaatacaaacataaataaatatgatacaATAATTAATGATTAtgatcaaataaaaaataaaatagacaACATATTAAATACAGAAAAcgaaatgaaaaatgaaaaggaaaaaataatcaatttgataaatgatataaaatcATTAATAAGTATAACATCTcctttaaataattatgggAATGGTGcattaatgtatatatacgaTATTAATGATATAGATAATACTAAAAGCTTACTACAAGTACCTTTAGATAAATTACAGCTTGATCGCacaattttaaatgaattaggaattgaaaataaaaatgtaaaaattataatacaCACCTTTCTCAGTATACCAAAGAATAATTACTATACATTCGTGGCAAAAAGTGTTACAGGAAATTTAATAGTTAAATTAAAtggtaataatatattatacattcAGAATGCACAGCATAATAAAACTATTACTAGCGaggttttatatttaccaGGAAGCAGCTTACTACCATTACATATCGAAATAACATCTACTAGAGAAGAAACATATAACAATAGTTTTGAacaagaaaatatatccttttccatattttggagtagtaaaaatattcctGAGCAAATCATAAATTCgctatatttgtatatgacaatatttgaaaaaaattgctATAAGccatatcaaaaaaaaatttattgttCGACAACATTCGAAAGTATAGCGATTAAAAATCAGccatttcatttattatgtCCATTTGGATGTTTAGTAAGTGATAAAAGTGATCaaaattctttatattCTACCAAAAGTGATACTGTAATTTCTGAGCAGGCAGATAAAAATGGAAGATGTCTGAATCtgaaggaaaaaatatgcgAATCCGCTGTGCaatcaaattttttatccaATGAAACTGAAGGAATCGTAAAAATTATAGTCAAAAGTATACAAAACGAGTCAGGAAATTATGAAGACTGTGGTATATTATTACCAAACAATGCCTATGATAATTCATTTAAAGGAATAACAGATATAAAATTAGTTGATATGGatgatttttttacaaattttaattctAATAAAGATATTTATTTAGGTTATAAAGGCATTGTAACAGATGATAAACATTCTCTATTAACAAAAAGAGATTTGTCTAAAAGGTATATTTCAgatatagatataaattgtgataataatataaaaaatgattatgAATTTAACTCCGGTTCATTTGTAgtaaaaagaataaaatcATCTGAtctaaaaaatgaacaaacTAGTATAGTAATAGACACATTTGCATTGtttgataaatatagtATCAACAATACTGATGAACAAAATTCGAATATCCCTATAAATTTTTCTGGATGGACACGaaaaatttgtaaaaatattcaattatatattaaatatggGAAGATAAATAATGTTATGGATTACccttctttattattatcatgtAATTATAcgtttgaaaatattactCTCGATAATAATCAAACCATAGTTGCACGATGCTTACCAAATTGTtttaatcaaaaaaatgatatctTTGGTTCTTATATCTATGCGCCACATTCCCCAATATGTAAATCTGCTATACATTCTGGTATTATTACAAACTTAGGAGGTTTGATTGAAATAACAAAACTTACAAATATTACTCAGTCCTTTAGTACTACAATTGATATCACTAGAAATGGCGTTAAAGCTATTATAAcggataataaaaacaaggATTCCTATTATTTAACAAAACCAAATGGATCCATATGCAATTATCCAACTACTTATTATAATAGAAATCAATCCATATcatcacaaaaaaataatgacctaaataaaacatttcctttttttatccAATTAAATTCCAATACATTCAAAATACCTCCAGTAGTTTtagttaataaaaatcacGCTGCTTTACAAAACCAGTTGTATAATATGCACAATTGGTATAACAccgaaaattataaaaaagaaaataaattcataCCGCCTGAAAATGGGAAAGAAATACCAattcagaaaaaaatgaaagaaaacaaaattaatataataagcCCCAGTTCAGACATAAAcaataatttgaaaaatgaaataaagaCATTTGAGCAAAATTACAATAGAGACCAATTTAAAGCtttgcaaaaaaataatcaaaatatattttctaagttatttaataaaaaaaacaatataaataatttccATAAAATACTAAAGGATATAAGAATAGagcaaaataattatgattcTTTTCTTAAACAAGTGGAAGCAGACAATTTTACATTaatcaaaaaatttgatattattacggcaaaaaagaaatatatcatagaaatattacaaaagtctttaaaaaatattaaaatcatGACAGTTAAAACGTTTGAAGAAACATATGATTCTGAAAATGTTAATGATAATTACTATGTAATGGATAATAATGATgctgaaaaaaattacaccACTAATAAGGGCGTGAATAATGAAAACATGGCATCAAATTGGAGAATTGAAAAATACACAAGTGGGAACTATTTCTCATCTATAACAAACGACAGTCTTGCAAAATCAAATCaccatatatatgcatcCTATGTactttataaatatattaaattgtcTAGAGGGTTTATATCTTTAGATGTGAAAATACCATACGAAGGGGATTTtggaattatttttaaatataaagattttaataattatgtcaatttgattattaataaaaatgaaatatattttattgaattaataaatggCGTTCTaagtgaaaaaataaattatcaaaaaattaataactCATTTAGACAATTAGGAAACTGGACGAAGATATTTATCGAATTTGGTAACCAAAATGTTAGAACATACATAAACAAAACATTTGGAGCTGGATATAAAtcgaaaaataatttatacgGATTATTAGGTTTtggaataaataattcaaaagaaaaaatatttatagatAAATTAGTTATAGGCTCTTTAGACCAAGCTAAGTATTATAAGGAAAATACTTACAACCAGGTACATAGTGTAAACATGGAACAGGgtttgcaaaaaaaaaagttaaaagGTAGGACAAGCATAGACGAAGTAAATGGTACAAAAATTGGTGACACTAATATGATTAGTCATAATTTTACTAATGATCAGATAAATGCCAATACACCTAATATCAATGGCCCCTTAGCAAACTCATGCAAACCATATCAAGAAGATTTCAATGCTCCACTCGAGTATAATTGGATTATGCCTTTGCAGTCTTTTTGGAGGGTTCAGAAAAACTTTGACTTAATTCCATTTTTTGGTtcaaagaaaaataaaaataactacACAAAAATTGCTAACTGCGATAATCTGAAAAGCAATGAATATAATCAAAGTTTAAATGAAGAatgcaataaaaaattaaaaaatgaagaaaattatttatatggtGCCCAAAAAAATGCAGAGGATAACTTGGTTATACCATCTATTACACTTTTAAAAACAGATAGAATATGTACTAATATAGTGTCATATACATTTAGTTCATCTATTTCTTTAAAACCATTTTCAAAATCAGGAATAGTTTTTAGAGTTTTATCATCAGATAATTTCTTATCAGTTATATTAGATATTTCAGATAAAACAGGAAAATTgtatcttttaaaaatttcaaaAGGAATTCCATATCAATTAAATACAACAACACATATACCAATCAACCAAGATACTTGGTATAATCtagtattattatataacggatcaaatataaatattatgttaaatgatgaaaatgtGTTTAAAACACAAATTAACGAGTCtacaataaataataatttaggGAATGTTGGATTAATCGTTTTAAGCGGAGAATCAATgtttaaaaacattttatttattcctcataaagattaa
- a CDS encoding PH domain-containing protein — protein MNLVHFILPILFLQACVVISSPLFFNKNLDKWTKELIQVSKNEFKNLKEMKELINRKYCGESLKHLAGLVLDKSDKDAKLIIEGSIESNRLIFKLGNIKEKEINIKDIILPIETLSHKCINIRQINENKDSTVLCLANKVLRNFWTNSITDAVLCKITKTKGKLPEYNDSIQLEETNTSESNDLRDSDAEQEDNQKTQENIEIDGKTKKKNQIKKKLLNEEFEDDEENQQKGLQLRISKSKSGYPKIKINGENIDEIKERSEKEINQIENSQKDQSSGNEENDNDM, from the exons ATGAATTTAGTTCACTTTATTTTGCCAATTCTCTTTCTTCAAGCTTGTGTAGTCATAAGTTCAcccttattttttaataaaaatttagataAATGGACTAAGGAGCTTATTCAAgtttcaaaaaatgaatttaaaaacttaaaagaaatgaaagaacttattaatagaaaatattgtGGTGAATCCCTTAAACATTTAGCGGGATTAGTTTTAGATAAATCGGACAAGGATGCAAAACTAATCATCGAAGGTTCGATAGAATCAAATAggttaatttttaaattaggtaatattaaagaaaaagaaataaatatcaagGACATTATTTTACCAATTGAAACATTATCACATAAGTGTATAAATATCAGGCAAAtcaatgaaaataaagattCTACAGTTCTATGTTTAGCTAATAAAGTTCTTAGAAACTTTTGGACAAATTCAATAACAGATGCGGttttatgtaaaataacaaaaactAAAGGAAAATTACCTGAGTATAATGATTCTATACAATTGGAGGAAACAAACACCTCAGAAAGTAACGATCTAAGGGATAGCGATGCAGAACAAGAAGATAATCAAAAAACAcaagaaaatatagaaatcGATGGAAaaaccaaaaaaaaaaatcaaataaaaaaaaaattacttaACGAAGAATTTGAAgatgatgaagaaaatcAACAAAAGGGGTTACAATTGAGAATATCCAAAAGTAAATCGGGTTACcctaaaataaaaattaatggtGAAAATATCGATGAGATTAAGGAGAG gtctgaaaaagaaataaatcaaattgAAAACTCACAAAAAGATCAGTCTTCTGGCAATGAAGAAAACGATAACGATATGTAG
- a CDS encoding GTPase-activating protein, putative — translation MIISKKFWDNENDAPILKRNSNFISKDNYEDACKRADQFYNIMLNYIKDEIDVEAKHECNDKEILRIIRLDAERTFTTEENRALLIEVLKSIYPIVNDYHQGMSFVSSFLLLFLKPKEVTKIVIGLHKHYLQGYFKAMPKAYVRDSRVFLSILNKFHSNLYEHIQNLITPEAFVSKWFIGLNVHVLTFESLMLFFEQLLKEGEIFLFKYSISLCKSLEKEIMKTKDVSRLLALLRLDSSIFPNDYKQSENDKVGEFFINIIKNASKIDMTNIDLDKLRDEASEQMQIEEDRRKKFEMERSLSDEEIIFSDEIEDGESDKSSKSGKSSKISDMKDDKMEKRECDI, via the coding sequence atgattatTAGTAAAAAGTTTTGggataatgaaaatgatgcccctattttaaaaagaaactcaaattttattagtaAGGATAATTATGAAGATGCATGTAAGCGTGCTGaccaattttataatataatgttAAACTATATAAAAGATGAGATAGATGTTGAGGCAAAACATGAATGTAATGATAAAGAGATATTAAGAATAATAAGATTGGATGCGGAAAGAACATTTACAACTGAGGAGAATAGAGCATTATTAATTGAAGTGTTAAAATCCATATATCCAATAGTAAATGACTATCATCAAGGTATGTCATTTGTTTcgtcatttttattactttttttaaaaccaAAAGAAGTCacaaaaatagtaataggTTTACATAAGCACTATTTACAAGGTTATTTTAAAGCTATGCCCAAAGCTTATGTACGGGATTCAAGAGTTTTTTTAAGCATACTAAATAAATTTCattcaaatttatatgagcatatacaaaatttaataacGCCTGAAGCTTTTGTTTCGAAATGGTTTATCGGTCTAAATGTACATGTCTTAACGTTTGAATCGcttatgttattttttgaacaattattaaaagagggggaaatatttttattcaaatataGTATATCGTTGTGTAAATCattagaaaaagaaatcATGAAAACAAAAGATGTTTCGAGATTACTTGCACTATTAAGATTGGATTCGTCTATCTTTCCAAATGATTATAAGCAGtctgaaaatgataaagtaggtgaattttttataaacataataaaaaatgcttCAAAGATTGATATGACTAATATCGATTTAGATAAACTAAGAGATGAAGCATCCGAACAAATGCAAATAGAAGAAGACCggagaaaaaaatttgaaatgGAACGATCTTTAAGTGATgaagaaattattttctctGACGAGATAGAAGATGGAGAGAGTGACAAAAGTAGTAAAAGTGGAAAAAGTAGTAAAATTAGCGACATGAAGGACgataaaatggaaaaaagaGAGTGTGATATTTAG